In the genome of Nonomuraea sp. NBC_00507, the window GTAGCCGACCAGGCCCCTCGGATCGCGAACGATCCGAGGGGCACTGTGCTGAGTCCGAACCCGGTGGAGAAGGAGCTCGCCGGTCGGTAACGTGACCCCGTAAAACGTTTCATTACGGTCATCGGGGAAGGTCTTCCTTGGATTACGAACGCCAGCCGTACCGCCGGTGCGGCCGCAGCGGACTGCTCCTGCCCGCCGTGTCGCTCGGCCTGTGGCACAACTTCGGTGAGGGCAAGCCGGTCGAGACCCAGCGCGCGATCCTGCACAAGGCGCTCGACCTGGGCATCACCCACTTCGACATCGCCGACCGCTACGGGCCGCCGTTCGGCGCCGCCGAGGCCGCCTTCGGCCGGATCTTCCCGACGTCGCTACGGGATGAGGTGGTGGTGACCACCAAGGGCTTCAACCCGATGTGGGACGGCCCGTACGGCTATGGCGGCTCCCGCAAGCACCTGCTGGCCACCCTCGACCGGTCGCTGGAACGGCTCGGCCTCGACTTCGTGGACATCTTCTACCTCCACCGGGACGACGAGGACACGCCACTGGAGGAGACGGCCGCCACGCTCGACCACATGGTCCGCACCGGCCGCGCCCTGTACGTCGGCGTGTCCAACTTCTCGCCGGAGCGGACCGCCGCGATCGCCGGTCTGCTGCGCGGTCTGGGCACGCCGCTGCTGGTGCATCAGCCGTCCTACTCGCTGCTCAACCGGGGCATCGAGGAGGCGCTGCTGGGCGTGCTGGAGCAGGAGGGCGTGGGCTGTGTGGTCTACTCGCCGCTCGCCCAGGGCCTGCTCACCGACCGCTACCTCAACGGCATCCCGGACGACTCGCGGGCCGCCGAGGGCCGTTTCCTCACGCCCGACCGGGTGACGCCGGAGGTGCTGTCGTTCGTGCGCGCGCTGTCCGAGGTCGCCGCCGCCCGCGGCCAGACGGTCGCGCAGCTGGCGCTGGCCTGGGCGCTGCGCGACCCCCGCATCACCTCCGTGCTCGTCGGCGCCTCCAGCCCCGAGCAACTGGAGGCCAACGTGGCCTGCGTGGACCGCCTCGACTTCACCGACGACGAGCTCACCGCCATCGACCAGGCCGCCAAGGAGGCCGGGATCAGCGCGTAATCGTCACCGTGCCGTCGGTGTCGGCAGTCGCACGGTCATGAGGGCAGCGACTCCGTCAGCGTCCTGGCCGCCTGCGTGACGAGTTTGCCGTACTCCGGTCTGCGGTCGTCCGGCATGCGGCTGGCCGGGGTCGAGATGCTGAGGCTGGCGACCGGCCCGTCGGGGCCCAGGACGGCGGAGGCGACGGCGGCGATGTCGGAGCGCCACTCGCCGCGGTTGTCCGCGTAGCCCCGGGCCCGCACCTCGGCCAGCTCGGCGCGCAGCAGCTCAGGGTCGGTGATCGTGGTGCCGGTGTAGGCGGGCAGCTCGTCGAGCGGCCGGTCCAGGTGGGCGAGCACGGCCTTGCCGTTGGCGGAGGCGTGCAGCGGCAGCCTGATGCCGAGCGGCAGCACGATGCGCAGCGGCTTGTCGGTCTCGAGCCGCTCGATGAGGACGACCGCGTCCCCCTCGGGGACCATGAGGTGGATGGTCTCGCCGGTGCGCTGGCGCAGCTCCTCCATGACCGGCAGCGCCACGTCCCGCAGCCCCAGCTCGGCCCGGCGCCCCACCTGCAGCGCCTTGCTGGTCACCTGCCAGCGGGTGACCGCGCCCCCGGCGGGCCTGATCCACCCGGCCTCGTGCAGCGTCCGCAGCGAGCGTTGCACGGTGCTCTTGGGCAGGCCCAGCCCGCGGGCCAGCTCACCGACGCCGGCGGGCTGGCGTACGGCGACCTCTTCGAGCACCCGGAGCGCGTTGATCACGTTCTGCATCCATTGACTCCTCTGCGGGCTGAAATCTAATGTTAATGAACCGCAACACGGCACGGTGTGCCGTGACACGGCACAGAGGAGTGTTACCGACGTGGGCCGCCACTTCCTGCAGATCCCAGGACCGACCAACGTCCCCGACCGGGTGCTGCGTGCCATCGCCCGTCCCACCATCGACCACCGCGGCCCTGCCTTCGCCGAGCTGGCGCGCGAGCTGCACGACCGGCTCAAGCCGGTCTTCGGCACCCGCCACGACGTCGTCGTCTACCCGTCGTCGGGGACGGGGGCGTGGGAGGCGGCGCTGGTCAACACGCTGTCGCCGGGCGATCGGGTGCTGGCGTTGGAGACCGGGCACTTCTCGACGTTGTGGTGCGAGATGGCCGCCCGGCTGGGGCTGGTCGTCGACCTGGTGCCGGGCGACTGGCGGCGCGGCGCCGACCCCGCCGCGATCACCGATCTCCTCACCGCCGGCCACGCCGCGGTCATGGTGGTGCACAACGAGACCTCGACCGGGGCGCGCAGCCGCATCCCGGAGATCCGCGACGCCATGGACGCGACCGGGCATCCGGCGTTGCTGCTGGTGGACACGATCTCGTCGCTGGCCTCGATGGAGTACCGGCACGACGAGTGGGGCGTGGACGTCACCGTCGGCTGCTCGCAGAAGGGCCTCATGCTGCCGCCCGGCCTCGGCTTCAACGCCGTCGGCCCGAAGGCCCTGGCACGCCGGGGGCGGCTGCCGCGCTCGTACTGGGACTGGGATGCGATCATCGCCGCCAACCGGCAGGGCTTCTTCCCGTACACGCCGCCCACCAACCTGCTGTACGGGCTGCGCGAGGCGCTGATCATGCTGGAGGAGGAGGGCCTGCCGCAGGTGTTCGCCCGGCACGACCGGCACGCCGAGGCGACGCGGCGGGCCGTGCGGGCGTGGGGGCTGGAGGTGCTCTGCGCCGACGAGCGGGAGTATTCCAGCAGCCTGACGGCCGTGCTGCTGCCCGACGGGCACGACGCCGACGCGGTCAGGAGTCTCATCCTGGAGCGGTACGACATGTCGCTCGGCACCGGCCTCGGCCGGCTGGCCGGCCGCGTGTTCCGGATCGGTCACCTCGGGCACTTCAACGACCTGATGCTGGCGGGCACGCTCGGCGGGGTCGAGATGGGGCTGCTCGCCGCCGGCGTGCCGATCAAGGAGGGCGGGATGCGGGCGGCGCTGGCGTACCTGGAGGAGACCGGATGAGCCTGGCGGGGAAGTTGTCGCCGCTCATCGGCGGCGACGTCAGGGACGATCCCTACACCCGGCACCTCTACTCCTCCGACGCCAGCATGTACGCCATCGAGCCGCTCGCGGTCGCCTTCCCCAGGGACGCAGGCGACGTGCAGGCGCTGGTGGCGGCGTGCGGCGAGCTGGACGTGCCGGTGCTGCCGCGCGGGGCGGGCACCAGCCTGGCAGGGCAGACGGTGGGCGCGGCGGTGATCGTCGACTTCTCCCGGCACATGAACAAGATCCTCCAGATCGACGGCAGGACCGCGCGGGTGCAGCCGGGCGTCGTGCAGGACCAGCTCAACCGGGCGGCCCGCAAGCACGGGCTGATGTTCGGGCCCGACACCTCGACCAGCAACCGGGCCACGATCGGCGGGATGATCGGCAACAACTCGGCTGGCAGCCACTCGGTCCGGTACGGCTCCACGATCGACCACGTCGAGTCAGTGAGCGTGGTGCTCGCCGACGCCACCATGCCGGAGCTGGCCGCCGATGCCCGGCTGAAGGCGGCGGTGGCCGAGGTCCTGGGCGGGGTGGATCTGACCGGGTTCCCGCGTTTCTGGCGGCACTCGGGCGGCTACCGCCTGGACCGGGCCGCGGACGGGGATCTCACCAAGCTGATCGTCGGGTCGGAGGGCACGCTGGCCGTGGTGACCGAGGCGACGGTGGCCCTGGTGGACCGGCCGCGGGCCAAGGCCATCGCCGTCGGCCACTTCACCTCCACCCCGGCCGCGATCGCCGCCACCGCCGACGCGCTGGCCTTCGACGCCGCCTCGGTCGAGCTCATCGACAAGGCCATCCTCGACCTGTCCCGGCAGCGGGTGGACTACGCGGGGCTCGGCGGCATCCTCCAGGGCGACCCGGAGGCGCTGCTGTTCGTCGAGTTCTTCGGTGACACCCCGGCCGAGGTGGCCGACCGGGTGGACAAGCTGGCCGCAACGTGGAAGGCGAACGGCCACGGCTACCACACGCTCCGAGCCACGGCCGAGCGCGACCAGGCGGCGGTGCTGAAGGTCCGCAAGGCGGGGCTCGGCCTGCTGATGGCCTCCAGCGTGGGCAGCCGCAGGCCGCTGGCGTTCGTCGAGGACACGGCCGTCCCGCCGGAGCGGCTGCTGCCGTACGTCGAGGAGTTCGCCCGCATCCTCGACGCCCATGGGCTGCGGGCCGGGTTCTACGGCCACTGCTCGGTCGGCTGCCTGCACATCCGCCCGTTCGTGGACCTGCGCGCGCCCGGCGAGATCGGCAGAATGCGCGCGGTCGCCGAGGAGATCGCCGAGCTGGCCGCCCGGCACGGCGGCGTGAACTCCAGCGAGCACGGCGACGGGCTGGCCCGCTCGGAGTTCAACCGGCGGTTGTTCGGCGATGAGATCTACGAGGCCATGCGGCGGATCAAGCGCGTCTTCGACCCGCGCGGGCTGCTGAATCCCGGCAAGATCGTGGACGCCCCGCCGATGACCGACCACCTGCGCGACCCGGCCGCGCCGGAGCCGCGTCCGCTGCCGACCACGCTGGCGTTCGCCGGCGGCATGCACGCCTCAGCCGACCGGTGCATGAACGTCGGCGTGTGCCGCAAGGACGACTCGGGCGTCATGTGCCCGTCGTACATGGCCACCCGCGAGGAGGAGCACTCCACCAGGGGCCGCGCCAACGCCCTGGTCAAGGCCCTGTCGTCGGCCGATCCCCGGCAGGCGATGGGAGACGACCGGCTGCACGGCATCCTCGACC includes:
- a CDS encoding aldo/keto reductase, with the translated sequence MDYERQPYRRCGRSGLLLPAVSLGLWHNFGEGKPVETQRAILHKALDLGITHFDIADRYGPPFGAAEAAFGRIFPTSLRDEVVVTTKGFNPMWDGPYGYGGSRKHLLATLDRSLERLGLDFVDIFYLHRDDEDTPLEETAATLDHMVRTGRALYVGVSNFSPERTAAIAGLLRGLGTPLLVHQPSYSLLNRGIEEALLGVLEQEGVGCVVYSPLAQGLLTDRYLNGIPDDSRAAEGRFLTPDRVTPEVLSFVRALSEVAAARGQTVAQLALAWALRDPRITSVLVGASSPEQLEANVACVDRLDFTDDELTAIDQAAKEAGISA
- a CDS encoding IclR family transcriptional regulator, with protein sequence MQNVINALRVLEEVAVRQPAGVGELARGLGLPKSTVQRSLRTLHEAGWIRPAGGAVTRWQVTSKALQVGRRAELGLRDVALPVMEELRQRTGETIHLMVPEGDAVVLIERLETDKPLRIVLPLGIRLPLHASANGKAVLAHLDRPLDELPAYTGTTITDPELLRAELAEVRARGYADNRGEWRSDIAAVASAVLGPDGPVASLSISTPASRMPDDRRPEYGKLVTQAARTLTESLPS
- a CDS encoding pyridoxal-phosphate-dependent aminotransferase family protein; the protein is MGRHFLQIPGPTNVPDRVLRAIARPTIDHRGPAFAELARELHDRLKPVFGTRHDVVVYPSSGTGAWEAALVNTLSPGDRVLALETGHFSTLWCEMAARLGLVVDLVPGDWRRGADPAAITDLLTAGHAAVMVVHNETSTGARSRIPEIRDAMDATGHPALLLVDTISSLASMEYRHDEWGVDVTVGCSQKGLMLPPGLGFNAVGPKALARRGRLPRSYWDWDAIIAANRQGFFPYTPPTNLLYGLREALIMLEEEGLPQVFARHDRHAEATRRAVRAWGLEVLCADEREYSSSLTAVLLPDGHDADAVRSLILERYDMSLGTGLGRLAGRVFRIGHLGHFNDLMLAGTLGGVEMGLLAAGVPIKEGGMRAALAYLEETG
- a CDS encoding FAD-binding and (Fe-S)-binding domain-containing protein, producing the protein MSLAGKLSPLIGGDVRDDPYTRHLYSSDASMYAIEPLAVAFPRDAGDVQALVAACGELDVPVLPRGAGTSLAGQTVGAAVIVDFSRHMNKILQIDGRTARVQPGVVQDQLNRAARKHGLMFGPDTSTSNRATIGGMIGNNSAGSHSVRYGSTIDHVESVSVVLADATMPELAADARLKAAVAEVLGGVDLTGFPRFWRHSGGYRLDRAADGDLTKLIVGSEGTLAVVTEATVALVDRPRAKAIAVGHFTSTPAAIAATADALAFDAASVELIDKAILDLSRQRVDYAGLGGILQGDPEALLFVEFFGDTPAEVADRVDKLAATWKANGHGYHTLRATAERDQAAVLKVRKAGLGLLMASSVGSRRPLAFVEDTAVPPERLLPYVEEFARILDAHGLRAGFYGHCSVGCLHIRPFVDLRAPGEIGRMRAVAEEIAELAARHGGVNSSEHGDGLARSEFNRRLFGDEIYEAMRRIKRVFDPRGLLNPGKIVDAPPMTDHLRDPAAPEPRPLPTTLAFAGGMHASADRCMNVGVCRKDDSGVMCPSYMATREEEHSTRGRANALVKALSSADPRQAMGDDRLHGILDLCLECKACQSECPLGVDMAALKSEFLHQYQQQHGVPLRARLFGAIRTLNRLGSATAPLSNWLAGPLRGPLGLSRRRPLPRFRRDTLLRWHARRRPPAAGREVILLADSFTTYTEPGIGRAAVELLERAGYRVRLAAEGCCGRSSISKGLLDRARSMAGAMVDRLSGSQAPIVGLEPSCLLTLKDEYRALLPGDPRVAAVAARARLVPELLVEAIDDGSLVLGDALRGRKILLHGHCHEKAVVGTDATRALLSRIPGAEVEEIDAGCCGMAGSFGFESEHYDLSMRIGGLRLFPEIAASSPDTLLAATGVSCRQQIAHGAGRTARHPVELLHQVIDQP